The DNA segment AATGGATGGCGATTGTTTCGAATGCCAACTCCATTTCTTGACCTTCGGGTCTTCGATCGCGATGACAAACACCTCATCGCCGCCACAACAAATCAGATCATGCGTGTCCGCAAACGCTGTCGTTGAAAGCGTGGCGATAGCGAGGAAGCAAGCTAGAAAGCAGATCATAAAAGTCGCACAGGTATCTCTAGCACGCTTCATCGGTGGTCTCCAAAAAAGAGATGTTGGACAGATTAGATTCCGAGACCCTGGCCCTCTGCGCAGTGTTCACCAACTAGCGCGAATGTTATTGAGGGCAATCGTCCATGACGAACTGCCGCCATCCGCGTTGATTCCTGGAACCTATTGAAAAAAACTGAAAGCAAGTGTGCCGACGGTGATGAATCCCAGGACGACAATCAACAGGTTTGGCATGACCTTGAACTTCTTCAGCAACGAGGGGCCAAACTGGCTAAGCAACACCAGCGAGACAACGATCCCAAGAATTGCCCCCGCTGTGATGCCTCTCGCAATCAGAAACGCCGACAGCAGGAGGAGTCCGCCGGTGATACTGCCGGCGATCAAAGAAGCTTTGCTTGCCGCTTTGACATACCCGATGACTCCTCCAAAGACGACAAAAGCTCCGAAGATTGCTGTCACGATTACCGGATAGTCCACAAAGTCTCTTTAATTTCAATGGCCAATTTCTGGCAGAAGTGATTCTGCGGATTCGAACACAAGTCCATCCACACAAACTGCCTTTCACTGAATTGTAATGGCTCGCCCCCAAGGTACCAGCCACCAGCACCACCTCCACGCACTTCGCACACCCGCGCAGAACTCAAAGCTGCTTCTGGACAAAGGGAACTTCCATCAGGTGCCATCCATCAACCCGGCGGGGACTTCCGTGAACTGTCGGTCGACTTCGGCCGCGCGTGCGCGGTGCTCAATAGTTTCTGAGTCCTTGAACTGCAGCGCCCGAGTGCTCGATTGCCGAAGTGCTTATAGCACGGTGCGCCTGGGCAAATCGTTTCACTGAGATTGTGGAGAACGCGATTGTCGTTACAAAACAGGCTTTCACGTTCTCTCTAAGCGAAGCGTAATGCTCCACCGGGCTTCGGATACATTGGCCGCCAGGCTGCCGTTTTTCTACGGATACTTGATGATTCCGCTTGCGATGGTGCTGCAAATCACAACCA comes from the Rubripirellula reticaptiva genome and includes:
- a CDS encoding TMEM14 family protein, producing the protein MDYPVIVTAIFGAFVVFGGVIGYVKAASKASLIAGSITGGLLLLSAFLIARGITAGAILGIVVSLVLLSQFGPSLLKKFKVMPNLLIVVLGFITVGTLAFSFFQ